TATACCCACCTTGCTGCCACAATGGCATCAACTGTTTTCTGCTCTTGTGGACTTAGCCTCCCGTGCTCAGTGTCCACACTTCTAGTCACCTGAGATATTTCTCATTTCAGAAAAATGTTAAGGAACAGAAGAACAGATATCTCGCTATACNGATAAAGGAACAGAAGAACAGATATCTTGCAATACTCGCACGTGAATTCTCAAtcaagtttcaaaaaaaaaaaaaaaatccggTTAAAACGCCATTCAGTCCTTTGGAATTTGTCCCTTTGATAAATTTGGGAAAGATAatccttttcttattttattttaccgaATTCGATAAAGATTAActtcaaacaaacaataagGACTAGTTTTAAGAACTATGGAAAGTATAGgtgcaaaattaaaagtacAAGGATTAAAAGAATGTttaatccttttttctttcattcatgaGAAACATTTTAAGAAAACTCAGCTTGTTctaaaaacgaaaaaaagaaacagattcCACCAAGTTTTTTCCTTTGAACTGTATTAGTACCTGCCCATCAGCAATTATCAACAGAACGTGATATTGGCCACCACTCTGCTCCACAATTGTCGTTGCCATCTCAATAACAGGGGCAAATGATGTTGGTCCTGTTATAGAATAACAAATAACCTCGTAAGAACCATTACATGTATGTGAGAaagaatttgataaaatataaagcaTGAAGAAGTAAATTTATTGTAGAACCTGCAAGACGTAGATGGGGAACGATTTCCCTATAACGATTCAACACGTCCTCAAATCCATTACAAAATCTCCCTTCTGGATAGAAACTAAAGACCTCTTGATCGTGTGTAGATGCTGCAAATTACACAAGACATTTGTAATATGAGGCATGGAAATTTGAAACAGAACAATACAGCCTACGGAGGACAATTTAAGTAATTACCATCTCCAAATCCAAGACACGGAATCAAGTTATCGTCATCAAAAGCAGACATCGTTTTCCCAACAATGGATATGGCTTGTTCATAAGGATTGGGACCATTACTGATGTCATGAAGGCTTCGTTTGTTAAATGATCTTGCACCTGTCCATTCATTGCTCTTTGTGAAATCAATTCCAATAATGAGATTGGATGACTCGAGCCCAGCACGAGCAAGAGCTCCTGTTACCTGTAGAAAACAAGTTTCACCTTATTTATAGTTTGCAGAatgtaaatatgaaaatgcATACGACCAAGTTCTTATATTTTATCCTTAATAAAGTTGCATCAAGTGAAGAACATATCcttctaaaaacaaaacataacgaAAACCAACTGTAAACAATGCCTATCAACCGATTAACATTCTGTTCTTCCAACCACAGAACGCTGAACCAAATGCTGTTTCTTTCTTAGAGAATCAAGGTTATAGATGCATGCACGAAACTGGAAATAACATTCCTAAGCaagaaattatttgttttcattcaCTCTCCGCacaaaatttaaggttaaattCAAAGTTTTAGTCCCTAAATTTTCATGTTTGTGTTAGATAGGTccttcaactttaaaattgaaagctcAAGGGCTTATTAACATAAAACCGAAAGTTTAGAGATTTATTAGGCACGCAGGTACTTATTAAACAcgtttgaaaattcaaaggcCTGATCAAACTTGTAAATTAACAAAGTTTAACATCGGAAAACAATTTCCCATTAGGAACATTCCATTCTATCTTACCTCCTCGAAGGACTTGTAATCATCAGCAATTCTCGAGTATCGTCTGTCGAACTTCTTTCTATTATCAGCAGCAGCACCACCATGGTAGTTTTCAGGAGGAGGGTAACACTGCGGTGAGGAAAATGATTGCTGTGGCACATAACTCTGACTTTGCTGACCATATGGGGGTCGAGCGTATGTTTCCTGAGCATAAGGGGTTTGAGTATATGGGGATTGAGCATATGCATCACTCCACGACGATGATGAAACGGACGGAACCGATGGTTCCTCCCTTGAATTTGCAGCCCCCATCAATTTCAGACTCTATCAAATTCTTCCAAATCTTAAGAACCTCTTCTTGTCTAATGACCAAAGAAAAACGATGAAATCAGATTCTCTTCCAAATCTTAAGAACCTCTTCTTGTCtaatgaacaaagaaaaacgATGAAATCAGccaaaattaatcaaaatccTCAGCTACAAGGCAGATACCAGTATATCCAAAAGGGTATAATCCAAGTCCAACTGGCCAAAGAGCATAAATTATTCTCTCACAAATGAAGTTTTAAAGGAGATTTCAAGCTTTTATTGAAATCAAAATACGTAGCTTTGTAATTCCATTACGCCACGCCTCTTCACCGactaaggaaaagaaaaacagaaaaaacgAGGTATGAAAACCAGGAACGTTCAAACACAAGAGACTGCCGCCGCCTgtcaaaaatggaaaaggaaaaggccaAAGAACGGAAATGATATATAAAAGCAATTTTTCCTGGGGAAAAAAATTACGTATATGAAAAGAGATGAACATGCAATTAAACAACACGATTTGATTTGACAAACTCCCTTAAATCTTTTCAACTTCAACGTTCAAAACATTCAACCATTAACAACTTCCAATCCTCAGcgccaaaagaaaataagttgaaaatttcaaactcaCGAGTCACACAACCCAACGCCAATCAGTTCAAATCTACAGAATCATGAAACAACCAAACGCCATTAAAAAGACCAGCAATCCTAGACAAATTCATCCTCAGATTCTTCAACCTATTTCCTAGAACGcaatgaaaaagtaaaaaagaatctCGAAAAGGAACGAAAACGAAATCCGTACCATCGTCTCGGTTTCTCAAATTGCTTCCCCTATCCGCGATTGATGGCAAAATCCACTTCACTTCAAAGGAGGAACGCACAACGAAgacaataaaatcaaatccttctgcaagaaaagagaaaaggagaaatgGAAAGTGGAACGGATTTTTGACTTCCAGTTCCAACGGGAATCTTGAATTTGTTAATCTGGTAAAACGATTCCTCGATTAGGCATTAAAGCAGAGTTCCGTAACAAAGCAATGTCGAATCATTGCTTGAAATTAGTGGGATTCGAAGACTTCCGCgatcgaaaaagaaaaacaatcatGGAATTCAATCAGTTCGCCATTGAACAAACGACGGGATCTTCCCGGTTGTtctttctaataaataaataaataaataaataaataaagaatctTCATTAATTAGTCACTTTCATGTCAATTATAAACGTAACCGCACGTctcttattaaattaataaacacaATGTCAGGTCTTATCGAATATTTTATGAtcagatattatttttatttttttaaattttttattactttaaatCTTTAATAACTATTTCCccaaaattctaataaattttgtttggaaataaataaataaaatttaaggatttttttttataatttaaattttttacttgattatgaatttaCGACATCATTAATAAATGCATTATTTGAATTTCCATCGTCTTATCttgcttttattattattattattattgatattagTCAACCGtcaagcagatattgtcttctttgtactttttctttttgggcttttcctcgTTGTTTTAAAagctaaggaaaggtttctacacccttacagaggtgttttgttctcctcccgaaccaatgtgggatataacataaataattttcatttcgtctctaaatttcacaaaattaaatttctaaatttaaatttgaatttatatttagtccaaataaatttaattagaaagaattaaaattgcATTAGTAGTAATAatgtaaattttgtaattaggCCAATAATGCATTAATTCCAGCTGGGCATAGAGCTGTATGACACGTGGAAATGGATATGTTATACTTTGCCAACGAAGCAAAAGGTTGCGTGGATTGCTTCCCATACTTCACAGACAAGCAAAATCCCATCCCCCAAGTttggttttcctttttattttttcaatttcattatcttataatataaagtatcattttcaaaattattattttaaaaagttaatattaggtcttaattattgaaaaattactATTTGACTTCTCTACTTGCTAATAATANaattattgaaaaattactATTTGACTTCTCTACTTGCTAATAATACGAGTCATTATCGCCCTTAATTTACTAAGAATTCGAGTTGGGATTGCTTCGTACGATATACGATCTTACAAGCTACATTATCTTTAAAGAGTTTATTGTCGGTTATACTTAAGGGTTAAGACTTTCGAGACCAAATAGACATCGATCTCAAATTTCATGAACCATTGTGTTCTGTCCAAATAATAAGTATTATCATTAGGGGTGCACACGGGTTCGTCAGCTTAGTGATTCGAACGactcgaatagagttcacaactcaactcaacccttTATTTTCAGGTTCAGTATGGTCGGATTGTTAGTTTATTATCTAAAACAAATACTATTTATCCACCGTACATATTACATGAATAACTAGaatctcataaatttcaaatatcaaacatttacaagtcaAATCTCACTAATATCGGATCGGTTACAAtcgttaaatattcttaattttttttaagagtatgGTACCTACTTTTGGGTCGATTAGGTtgacccaaccaaaaaaactataaacgtgcataccaaatttatttttcttttcagcttttcaaaaattcaacttatctcaaattgaaaaataaaaaaaaaatataacccaactcaacctttATGGTTTAGATTGGTAGTCTCGGTTAGTCGAGTTATCAGGTCATATAAACACTCCTAAtcgttatttattttactataaAAGCAGGCATAACATTGTATAAAAACTCATTAAAGTAAGGCATTGAGTAAAATTGTCGAAACTTAATAGATAATATGAATATTATTCACATTTAATGTCTGTCACGTCAGCCTTAGTTAAAAATGATATGTGGTTCAATAACATAAGAATTTTCTTATCGCTAAATACCATTTTAGTccttacttttattaaaaataaaaaataaaataaaataaatcctTATTATCGACTAAATCCATCCGTCTACACTGCATAGATTACCTTCAACCTTCAAATAGTTTTTGAAGAGATCAACgtctattaaaaatttaaggttattttttagaacacaaaaaattaaatgatatttttaaaataaaacaaaaaaaaaataagggtattttttagatttttttttcgaaagttcaagaatataattgtatttaaaactatttttattaatttaatattattttttttttttttaattttgaaaagccattcattttaaattttcccattaatttttctttaatatgaAATAGAATGCAAAATCAATTTTGGTGAAAGCTTATTTTTCAAAgatttattataaaagaaaataaaaggtcaGCTttgttgattaattaattcgtcaattattgaaaatatggtATAAAAATTTAGGTAGTTCACCTAAGTAGAATAAGTCGTATTAAATTTGTACTTACTCATTTGTTTGGAGAAAGACATCGAGACTTATAATATTACTTTCTATGAAACTCAAAAAcattattcaataatattaattttttatattagtttaactatttaatataCTTTTTGTTATTAGATTAAGTAAtttatacttattttattatttttatcggttaatttatttaatttccttaGGTACTTTTTTGTTATAGTCCACTAATTTATTCCCTtaccataaattaaatttaaaattggtaaaacaaacccaaaattttgttatcaaatattaattatttaaattttcaaacattaaacttttatatattttcctttcagCCATAATTAATAAGTAATCTTTTCCCTTGCGTCCgaagttcaaatcttcaatACTTCCTCTACTATTTAACAACTTCGGGCTAATAAGCACGAGCCTCCAGGACAAGGGAGCGGACACTATTAACCAAGTCAAGTCTATTTAACAACTTTGGGCCGATTAAGCACAAGCTTCCAAGACAAGGGAGCGGGCACTATTAACCAAGTCAAGCCTACTACTATTTAACAACTTCGGGCCCATTAAGCACGAGCCTCCAAGACAAGGGAGCGGCATTATTAACCAAGTCAAGCCTACTACTATTTAACAACTTCTGGCCAATTAAGCACGAGCCTCCAAGACAAGGGAGCGGGCACTATTAACCAAGTCAAGCCTACTACTATTTAACAACTTCGGGCCGATTAAGCACGAGCCTCCAGGACAAGGGAGCGGACACTATTAACCAAGTCAAGCCTACTACTATTTAACAACTTTGGGCCGATTAAGCACAAGCTTCCAAGACAAGGGAGCGGGCAATATTAACCAAGTCAAGCCTACTACTATTTAATAACTTCGGGCCCATTAAGCACGAGCCTCCAAGACAAGGGAGCGGGCACTATTAACCAAGTCAAGCCTACTACTATTCAACAACTTCGGGCCAATTAAGCACGAGCCTCCAAGACAAGGGAGCGGCATTATTAACCAAGTCAAGCCTACTACTATTTAACAACTTCTGGCCAATTAAGCACGAGCCTCCAAGACAAGGGAGCGGGCACTATTAACCAAGTCAAGCCTACTACTATTTAACAACTTCGGGCCGATTAAGCACGAGCCTCCAGGACAAGGGAGCGGACACTATTAACCAAGTCAAGCCTACTACTATTTAACAACTTTGGGCCGATTAAGCACAAGCTTCCAAGACAAGGGAGCGGGCAATATTAACCAAGTCAAGCCTACTACTATTTAATAACTTCGGGCCCATTAAGCACGAGCCTCCAAGACAAGGGAGCGGGCACTATTAACCAAGTCAAGCCTACTACTATTCAACAACTTCGGGCCAATTAAGCACAAGCCTCCAAGACAAGGGAGCGAGAACTATTAACCAAGTCAAGCCTACTACTATTCAACAACTTCGGGCCAATTAAGCATAAGCTCCCGGACAAGGGAGCGGGCACTATTAACCAAGTCAAGGCTACTACTATTTAACAATCTAATTAAGCACGAGCCTCCAGGGCAAGGGAGCGGACACTATTAACCAAGTCAAGCCTAGTTCTGAATAGAGTGATTATACTAAATAGTTGTGGCCACGGACCACGAACCATAAGCACTTGTACGATGCTCAAATGACTATCTTAATGGGTTAAGACATAAGACATATATATCCCCAATCCAAAAGATCGAAAGTTTTCATGACAGGTCATGGAAATGTTTTTAGATTCTAAATTTACCACCGAACAcaaataataactaataacGTAGAAAATTCCTAATGttcaagttcttgtttttCCAATCTGTGTGAAAACTTACCTGAATAATAGAGTGATTATATGACTCTTTCTTATGTGCTATAGTCTTCTTCAAGTCCTAACAACATCAACAAAGATTTTCTAACATAAAGTGATACATTAAGAACTAATTTGAAGGTTTTAAAAGAACAGGATCACGAGTGAgaaatgtattaaatattatgaacCAATCTATATATCCATGTCTacaaaagaagggaaaagagagCAAAACAGAAGCCTGCTCAATAAAGATTCAAATTGGCTATATATATAAGCTAGCTAAAGCTAAGAACATTAAGGAGGACGATAAAAGTGCATGGTGATTAGTTAAACGTAAAGTTAAGCTGGAAAAATTGGCACCTGGAGCGATGAAGCATACCGAAAATGGCGAACGGAGGCATCTGTGTACGCCTAAGGAAGCGAGATATAGTTGGATTATTGAGGAATACCTGAAGAAATGTGGCTTCACTTCGAGCTTTTCttactcttcttctttcttgaagCAAAGCTGCTGGGTCCAATCTCTATGGACATTCTTTTGGTCCTGTGATCATAAACGTATTGGGTAAGTAAACGACGATCACCGTGAAACTTGACGTAATTGGGAACAGACTGGGAAGAAAACGACTTATATATTAGCTATCGGTTTCTTTAACGTACCGGTTAGACAATTCAACTGCCTCATTTTCA
This genomic window from Cucurbita pepo subsp. pepo cultivar mu-cu-16 unplaced genomic scaffold, ASM280686v2 Cp4.1_scaffold000618, whole genome shotgun sequence contains:
- the LOC111785643 gene encoding E3 ubiquitin-protein ligase RGLG1-like (The sequence of the model RefSeq protein was modified relative to this genomic sequence to represent the inferred CDS: added 550 bases not found in genome assembly), which encodes MGAANSREEPSVPSVSSSSWSDAYAQSPYTQTPYAQETYARPPYGQQSQSYVPQQSFSSPQCYPPPENYHGGAAADNRKKFDRRYSRIADDYKSFEEVTGALARAGLESSNLIIGIDFTKSNEWTGARSFNKRSLHDISNGPNPYEQAISIVGKTMSAFDDDNLIPCLGFGDASTHDQEVFSFYPEGRFCNGFEDVLNRYREIVPHLRLAGPTSFAPVIEMATTIVEQSGGQYHVLLIIADGQVTRSVDTEHGRLSPQEQKTVDAIVAASNFPLSIVLVGVGDGPWDTMKEFDDNIPARAFDNFQFVNFTAIMSKNVPQSRKETEFALAALMEIPSQYKATLELNLLGTRKGNAPKRIPLPPPVAASFSRPRPPQSFNFQPSVPPYPGDNNSIETVRSIDLSSYDDKLCGICLSNPKDLAFGCGHQTCGECGQDLQICPFCRSAIHTRLKLY